Proteins from a genomic interval of Thunnus thynnus chromosome 5, fThuThy2.1, whole genome shotgun sequence:
- the ankrd34c gene encoding ankyrin repeat domain-containing protein 34C produces MADILELRTDGNSLLKAVWLKRLRLTRLLLEGGAYINESNERGETPLMVACMSTHTDQQSVSKSKLVKYLLDNQADPNIQDKGGKTALMHACIHKAGHEVVDHLLSNGADPSLEDRSGASALVYAINADDKQTLKLLLDACKAKGKEVIIITTDKSPFGTKTTKQYLNVPPSPELDERSTPAYCTSPSDINVTASPTPEQEQQNTVFSFQTKLKTSSSAAKLANGPSSPTRRPVNPKRARLPQLKRLQSEPWGLIAPSVLAAATAHEESKKASSDEDVVAGVNGLSLSKRSALSRQNSVDGKDSLFPLVGEQPCKITTSLSIPPTSKASYERSLGQHQPLARRSTVPTEQEGSSCNSGLVGLRDTVHRRRLGNDHYDSDSQLYSDSGMLDSPKVPVERRKLNTSPLAMLTSSRESLDSNASTSSPSTARRRAPGLLERRGSGTLLLDHISHTRPGHLPPLNVNPNPPIPDIGASSKPSSPLATGIRSIAPVAPNTPKRGGLKSKKKLVRRHSMQVEQMKQLSDFEELAH; encoded by the coding sequence ATGGCAGATATTCTGGAGTTGCGGACAGATGGAAACTCACTCCTGAAGGCAGTATGGCTCAAACGCCTGAGACTCACCAGGCTCCTGTTGGAGGGAGGCGCATATATCAACGAGAGCAATGAACGTGGAGAGACGCCACTTATGGTGGCCTGCATGTCCACACACACTGACCAGCAGAGTGTAAGCAAGTCCAAACTGGTGAAATATTTACTGGACAACCAGGCGGACCCCAACATCCAGGACAAGGGAGGTAAGACAGCCCTAATGCACGCCTGCATCCACAAGGCAGGACATGAGGTGGTGGATCACCTGCTGAGCAACGGAGCTGATCCCAGTCTGGAGGACAGGAGTGGGGCCTCAGCTTTGGTCTACGCCATCAATGCAGATGACAAGCAGACACTGAAACTGCTCCTGGATGCATGCAAAGCTAAAGGCAAGGAGGTCATCATAATCACCACAGACAAGTCACCATTTGGTACTAAAACTACCAAACAGTACCTAAATGTCCCCCCTTCACCAGAGCTGGATGAGAGGTCCACCCCGGCATACTGCACCTCTCCTTCTGATATTAATGTTACTGCATCTCCCACACCTGAGCAAGAGCAACAAAACACAGTCTTCAGTTTCCAGACCAAGCTGAAAACCTCTAGTTCAGCTGCGAAGCTCGCCAACGGGCCCTCATCTCCAACACGTCGTCCTGTGAACCCCAAGCGTGCACGTTTACCTCAGCTGAAGCGGCTGCAGTCAGAGCCTTGGGGGTTGATTGCTCCGTCCGTCCTGGCTGCGGCCACCGCCCATGAGGAGAGCAAGAAAGCCAGCTCTGATGAGGACGTTGTCGCAGGCGTAAACGGACTCTCTCTGAGTAAGAGGTCGGCTTTATCTCGACAGAACAGTGTGGATGGTAAAGACAGCCTATTCCCATTAGTGGGTGAACAACCCTGCAAAATAACAACTTCACTATCAATTCCTCCAACATCTAAAGCATCATATGAGAGATCTCTAGGCCAGCACCAGCCACTAGCAAGGCGCAGCACTGTGCCCACAGAGCAGGAGGGTAGCAGCTGCAACAGTGGACTAGTCGGTTTGAGAGACACAGTGCACAGGAGACGTCTTGGGAACGATCACTATGACTCAGACTCACAGCTCTATTCAGACTCTGGCATGTTAGACTCTCCTAAGGTCCCAGTGGAGCGAAGGAAACTAAACACCTCTCCCCTAGCAATGCTGACCAGCTCCAGAGAATCCCTCGACAGCAATGCCAGCACATCCTCTCCCAGCACAGCACGCAGGCGTGCACCAGGCCTCCTGGAAAGGAGAGGCTCAGGCACCCTGCTGCTAGATCACATCTCCCACACCAGGCCTGGCCACCTGCCCCCTCTCAACGTTAACCCCAACCCTCCCATTCCTGACATCGGGGCTAGTAGCAAGCCTTCCTCACCTCTGGCCACAGGTATTAGATCTATAGCTCCAGTAGCACCAAACACACCAAAGAGAGGCGGCCTCAAGTCCAAGAAGAAACTAGTGAGAAGGCACTCTATGCAAGTGGAGCAGATGAAACAGCTTTCTGATTTTGAAGAGCTGGCTCATTAG